The nucleotide sequence GCAGCCCGTAACCCGAGAGCACATAGAGCGTAAACACCACGCCGCCGAGCGCCGAACAAAAGCCCGAGAGCGCATACACGCCGATCTTGGTGCGCGCCACAGGCAGGCCCATGAGCAGCGCGGAGCGCTCGTTGCCGCCGATCGCGTAGACGTTGCGCCCAAAGCGCGTGAAGTGCGCGATGACGATGCCCGCAATGAGCATGGCGATGGCTGTGAGCGAACCTGTGGTGAGCGAGCCGCTGCCCACCGGAATGTTGAACTCGGAGAGCGCGTGAAAGCCGGGGTCGTTGATCTGGATGGATTCGGTGGTGATGAGAAAGCAGGTGCCGCGCGCGAGGAACATGCCCGCGAGCGTGATGATGAAGGGCTGCAGCCGGAAGAAGTGGATCAGCGCGCCCATTGCCGCGCCGTATAGCGCGCCGCAGAGTAAAACGAGCGGCACGACCACGAGCACGGGCCAGTGCAGCTTTTCGGTGCCCACCGCGCAGAGAATCGTGGTGAGCGCGACCACCGCGCCCACCGAAAGATCGATGCCGCCGGAGATGATCACGAACGTCATGCCGATGGCGACGATCAGCAGGAACGCGTTATCGACGAGCAGCCCGAAGGCCACCTGGAGCGAGAAGAACCCGGTGTACATGACCGAGCCGAAGCCGAACAGGACGGCAAAGAGCACGACGGTCACGACGATGGGCAGCACGCGCGGATCGACGAAGCGGATGGCGCCGCGCCGGCACGCTGCGAGCGTGTTCGAGAAGGACAGGGCAGGGCGGTTCATGCTCGGCTTCCCCCGTATGGGTGCGCTTCGTGCTCAGGCGCGCGCGCGGCGTGCGAGAGCAATACGCTTGAGTTGTTGAAACGCGAAGGTGCGCGCGGCGGGCGACTGGATCAGGCATACGAGCAGCACGACCACGGCTTTCACGACGAGCGTGGCCTCGGGCGGCACGCCGATCGAATAGGTGGTGTAGGTAAGCGTCTGGATGATGAGCGCGCCGAGCACCGTGCCCGCGAGACTGAAGCGCCCGCCCAGCAGCGAGGTGCCGCCGAGCGTCACGGCCAGAATGGCGTCGAGTTCAAGCAGGAGGCCCGCGTTGTTGCCGTCCGCGCTGCGCACGTTCGAGCTGATGAGAATGCCTGCGATCGCGGCGGTCACGCCGCAGAACGCGTACGCGCCGAACACCACGGCTTGCGACGACAGACCCGCGAGACGCGCGGCTACCGGGTTCACGCCGATCGAGCGGATGAAGAGCCCGAGCGCCGTGCGGTTGACGATGAGCGCGGTGAGCACGGTCACGGCGAGCGCGATCCACACCGCGCACGGGATGAGCGCGAAATAGCCGCCGCCCGCGAAGAGATAGCCCGGCGCGCCGATCGGGATGATCTGGCCGCCCGTGAGCAACTGCGCCACGCCGCGCCCCGCCACCATGAGAATGAGCGTGGCGATGATCGGCTGCATGCCGACGAACGCGACGAGCAGCCCGTTCCAGATGCCCGCAAGCAGGCCCACGGCGAGCGCCGCGCCAAACGCCGTGCCCACGCGCGAGGGATCGGCGGCGAGCACGGTGGCGGCCGCCGCACCCGCAATCGCCACGACGGCGCCCACGGAAATGTCGATGCCGCGCGTGGCGATCACGAGCGTCATGCCGAGCGAGACCACGACGAGCGGTGCGGCGCGCATGAGGATGTCGATGGGCGCGCCGAACAGGTGGCCGCCGAGCATCGTGATCGAGAGGAAGTTGCCGCGATGCGCGACATCGACGACGAAAAGGGCGATGAGCGTCACCGCCGGCCACACCAGCGGATGCCGGATGACGAGCGAGAGCCAGGCGGGGAGTACGGGGCGCGTCATCGACGGTCTCCGGCAATGAGGTCGTAGACTTCATGCTCCGAGCGCGCCGCGCCCGAAAGCTCGGCCACCTTGCGCCGGTCGCGCAGCACGGCGATGCGGTCGCTCACGCGCACCACTTCGCTGATCTCCGACGAAATGAACAGAATGCCCAGGCCCTTCGCGCAAAGCGCGCGCACGCGGTCCATGATTTCGAACTTGGCGGCGACGTCGATGCCGCGCGTAGGCTCGTCGAGTATCAACAAACGCGGCTTGGTTGCCAGCCAGCGCGCGAGCAGCACCTTTTGCTGATTGCCGCCCGAAAGCAGGCCAATGGGCTGCTCGGCGTCGCGCGCCTTGATGCCGAGTTGCTCGATATATTCGTTGGCCAGTTCGCGCTGGCGCGAGCGCCGGATCATGCGCCACCAGCCCAGTTGCGCCTGCAGCGCGAGCACGATGTTTTCGCGAATCGACAGATCGGCGACGATGCCTTCCTTCTTGCGATCCTCAGGACAATAGGCCATGCCGTGACGCACGGCGTCGCGCGGCGAAGAAAGCTTCACGGGCTTGCCGTTGATGTGCACTGTGCCCGCATCGGCTTTATCCGCGCCGAAAAGCAGGCGCGCGGTTTCCGTGCGGCCCGAGCCGAGCAGGCCCGCCAAGCCCAGAATCTGGCCCGGTTGCACTTCCAGATCGAGCGGATTGAGCACACCGCGGCGCGCCACGCCTTGCGCCGCGAGATACGGTTCGGCGTGCGAAGCAGCCGTTTCGCCGTGCGCGACTTCGGCGTGCGTGAGCCGCTCACCTGCGTTCTGCAGGCCCACCATCTTCGCGACGAGCGTCTGCACCGGCAGATCGGCGGCGAGATATTCGCCTTCGCGCTCGCCGTTGCGCATCACGGTGATGCGATCGGAAATGGCGTAGGTCTGTTCCAGAAAATGCGTGACGAACAGAATCGCGATGCCCGACGCTTTCAGCTTGCGCAACACGTCGAAGAGGCGCGCGACTTCGCCTTCGTCGAGACTGGAGGTCGGTTCGTCGAGAATCAGAATGCGCGCATCGACGGACACCGCGCGGGCAATCGCCACCATCTGCTGCATGGCGATAGGGTAGGTGTCGAGCGACTGCGTGACGTCGAGCGAGAGATTCAGTTCCGCGAGCGCTTCTTCCGCGCGGCGATGAATCGTTTTCCAGTCGATCAGGCCGAGGCCACGCTTGCGCGGCTGGCGGCCCGCGAAAATATTCTCCGCGACCGAGAGGTTGGGGCAGAGATTGACTTCCTGGTAGAGCGTCTGGATGCCGGCGGCCTCCGCCATCTGCGGCGTCGGGAAGTGCACCGCCTGGTCAGCCAGCCGTATCTCCCCAGCCTCGGGTTGGTGCACGCCGGTCAGCACGTTGATGAGCGTGGACTTACCAGCGCCGTTCTGCCCCATCAGCGTATGAATTTCGCCGGGGTACAGACGAAAATCGACCCGGTCGAGCGCACGCACGCCGGGGAAGGTTCGGGTAAGACCGACGGTTTCGAGTATCGGAGCAACGCTCATGGGCAACCGTGAAAGAGGCCAGAGCGCGCGGGGCGCCTCGTGAACCCTTTAAATACTAAGGGCTACGAAGCACGCCGCGCGGCTTGCAGCAAGGTTAGTACTTGCGCGTCGGCAGCACCTGCGCCGCCACGTCCATCGGGAACACCGTTTCGTTCGTCACGATGCGCTTGGGCAACTGCTTGCCCGCCACCACATCCTTCACCGCGCTCATGAGCTGCGGCCCGAGCAGCGGGCTGCACTCGACGTCAACGTTCATCTTGCCGGCGATCATCGCCTCGAAGCCGCCCTTGGTGGCGTCGAACGACACGACGCTGATGTCCTTGCCCGGCTTCATGCCTGCTTCTTCCATGGCCTGGATCGCGCCGAGCGCCATGTCGTCGTTATGCGCGTACACCACGTTGATCTTGTTGCCATACGTCTTCGCGAACGCTTCCATGACCTGCTTGCCGCCGGCCAGCGTGAAGTCGCCGCTTTGCGACGCGATGATCTTGAACTTCGGATCGTTCTTGATCACTTCCATGAGGCCCGAGTGACGGTCGTTCGCCGGCGCGGAACCCACGGTTCCCTGCAGCTCGACGATATTGATCGGGCCGGGGTTGTTCTTGTAGTGATCTTCAAGCCACTTGCCCGCGCGGCGGCCTTCTTCCATGAAATCCGAACCGATCATCGTCACGTAGAGCGACTGGTCCTTCACGTCGATGTTGCGGTCCGTGAGAATCACGGGAATCTTGGCGCGCTTGGCTTCCTGCAGCACCGGCTCCCAGCCCGATTCGACCACGGGCGAGAACGCGATCACGTCCACCTTCTGGGCGATATACGAGCGGATCGCCTTGATCTGGTTTTCCTGCTTTTGCTGGGCGTCCGAGAACTTGAGGTTGATGCCGGCGTCTTTGGCGGCCTGTTTGACCGACACCGTGTTTGCCGTGCGCCAGGCGCTTTCCGCGCCGACCTGCGCAAAACCTAACGTGATCTGCTTGTCTTCGGCGTGTGCGACACCCGCCGCCAACGAGAAAGCGGCCGCCGCAGCGACCAACCCGCTTACCATGCGTGTTGCCAGTTTCATGCGTGTCTCCGATGTAGCTCTGCGCGTTGTATTTCTTTAATTCATGGCGCTACACCCGCGTCCATCACGGCCGGACAGTATCACGAGAAGTATCGCGCCATCCCTGGCCTCCGGTTATATCCTTTCGATATGCCGTTGGCCGCCCCTGCTGACCACAATAGACAAACTATATGCAAGGTCAGGAACGGTTTCGATTAGCGTTTTCCCGATAAGCCTGACTCATATAGTCATGCTATTTATTGGACTTTCTCACTAAGTGGGCAAAGCCATGAACACCCGTAAGCCCAAGCTTCGCTCGGCCGCGTGGTTCGGCACCACCGACAAAAACGGCTTCATGTACCGGAGCTGGATGAAGAATCAGGGCATTCCGGATCACGAATTCGCTGGTAAGCCGATTATCGGCATCTGCAACACGTGGTCGGAACTCACGCCCTGTAACGCGCATTTTCGCAAGCTCGCCGAGCACGTCAAGCGAGGCATCTACGAAGCCGGCGGATTTCCTGTCGAGTTTCCCGTGTTCTCGAACGGTGAGTCGAACCTGCGGCCCACGGCCATGTTCACGCGCAACCTCGCTTCGATGGATGTTGAGGAATCCATACGAGGCAATCCTGTCGATGCGGTCGTGCTGCTCGTGGGTTGCGACAAGACCACGCCTGCATTGCTGATGGGCGCGGCGAGCTGCGACGTGCCAGCCATTGCCGTGACGGGCGGCCCGATGCTCAACGGCAAGCACGAAGGGCGCGATATCGGCTCGGGCACGGTGGTGTGGCAACTGAGCGAGCAGGTGAAGGCGGGCAAGATTTCGATCCACGAGTTCATGTCGGCGGAGGCGGGCATGTCGCGTTCGGCGGGCACTTGCAACACCATGGGCACGGCTTCGACCATGGCGTGCATGGCCGAAGCGCTGGGCGTCACGCTGCCGCACAACGCCGCGATTCCGGCTGTGGATGCGCGCCGCTACGTGCTCGCGCATATGTCGGGCATGCGCATCGTGGAGATGGCGCTTGAAGACTTGCGTCTCTCAAAGCTGCTCACGCGCGCGGCGTTCGAGAACGCGATTCGCACGAACGCGGCCATTGGCGGCTCGACGAATGCGGCGATCCACCTGAAGGCGATCGCAGGGCGCATAGGCGTGCCGCTCGAACTCGACGACTGGACGCGCATTGGCCGAGGCACGCCGACCATCGTCGATCTGCAACCGTCGGGCCGCTTCCTGATGGAGGAGTTCTATTACGCGGGCGGCTTGCCTGCCGTGTTGCGGCGCCTCGGTGAAGCGAACCTTCTGCCGCATCCCGACGCGCTCACGGCCAACGGCAAAACGCTCTGGGAAAACGTGCGCGAAGCGCCCATTCACAACGCCGAAGTCATTCGCCCGCTCGACAATCCGCTCGTGCAGGACGGCGCGCTGTGCGTGCTGCGCGGCAATCTCGCCCCGAATGGCGCGGTGTTGAAGCCTTCGGCGGCCACGCAGAAGCTGTTGAAGCATCGCGGGCCCGCCGTGGTGTTCGAGAACTTCGACGACTACAAGGCGCGCATCGGCGACCCCGATCTCGACGTCACGGCCGATTCCGTGCTCGTCATGAAGAACTGCGGGCCCAAAGGCTATCCGGGCATGGCCGAAGTGGGCAACATGGGCCTGCCGCCCAAGCTGCTCGCACAGGGCGTGACCGACATGGTGCGCGTGTCGGACGCGCGCATGAGCGGCACGGCGTACGGGACGGTGGTGCTGCACGTCGCCCCTGAAGCGCGCGCAGGCGGACCGCTCGCGATCGTGCGCGACGGCGACTGGATCGAACTGGACTGCGAGCAGGGCGTGCTGCGCGTGGATATCAGCGACGATGCGATCGCTGCGCGGCTCGACGAATGGGCCGCGAATCTGCAACCCATCCCCGCCGATCGCAGCGGTTATCGCAAGCTCTATGTCGAACACGTGCTGCAGGCCGACGAGGGCTGCGATTTCGACTTCCTGGTGGGCTGCCGCGGCTCGGACGTGCCGAGCCATTCGCATTGACATCTCTCTAGCGCAACCCGCGTCGCGGCAGACGCGGGTTCCTGCCTATGCATCAAAAAATTAAAGATTCGGCGAATCTTCTTCGGCGTTTCCCTACCTTCGTTTTCCTGATTGCTTAGGGTTTTGCGCAACGTTTAATCGTGTGCACGCAAAGGCTTGTCATGCGTCATATACGGCGGTCAACGCGAAAACATGGGTCGCGTTAAGCGGATGCCAGCCGGCTGGCTGGCGGCAGTGACCCATTCAGCCATTCGCGGAGATTCGCCATGAAACAACGATGCATACCAACCCGTCTTCGCTCATGGCGATGGCGCGCCTGCGCGGCGTGCGCACTCGTCACGCTGGGACTGCTTTCCGGGTGTGTCGCCCAAAAGCCGTTCGCCATGCCCAGTTACGAAGCCGGGGCGTGCGTGAGCGCCGCCGCCGGCTATTACTGCGTGCAGCCCGGTGATTCGCTCGACTCGATTGCGAATTCGTTCGGGCGGCGCTCCGACGAGATCGCGCAGTGGAACGCCATGGAGGCGGCTTCCGCAGTGCGAGCAGGGCAGATGCTGCGTGTGGGGCCGCCGTCAGGCATCGTGCCCGAGCCGCCGCTCGCGGCAGCGCCTCCGCAGGGCGCCGAGAACCGATTCATCTGGCCGGTTGCGGGCACAGTGGTGCGAGAGTTTGGCGCGCAAGGTTCGCGCGGCATCGAGATCGCCGGGCGTCCCGGCGCGCCGGTAAAGGCCGTGGATGCCGGCCGGATCGTCTACGCCGGAGACAAGCTCAAGCAATATGGCCTCATGGTCATCGTGAAGCACGACGACCACTTCGTCACTGCGTATGGCAACAACCGCAGGCTCATGGTGGCCGAAGGCGCGAGCGTGCAGCGCGGCACGACCATCGGCGAGATGGGGGCTGGCGGCGAAGGTCAGGCAGTGCTGCAGTTCGAGATGCGCGAGGATGGCCGGCCCGTGGATCCGCTCGCGTATTTGTCACCAGGGTCGGGGCCGGCGACGCCTTGAGGGTGCCTTTTCTAATGATTCGTCATCCGTAGCAAATCGCGCAGTGCGCAACAGCGCAGCCATTAAGCCGCTTTTGGCGCACGCTCATCGAAGCCGAGGCAGTTCAGGCCCATGAGGGTGGCCTCGACGGCTTCGTCGAGCGGCGTATGAGGCTCGCGCCCGAGTTCCCTGACGAGCCGGGTATTGTCGAGCTGCAACGGCTCGCTCCACAAGTAGCGCATCTCCATCAGTTCACGCAGCGTCGTCACGAAGGGCGAGATGGCGCGTACGAAGGCCCAGGCGAAGGGCTTGCTTTGCGGTTTCAGTCCGTGATTGCGGGCGACGCGGCAAATCGCTTCGACGATCTGCGAGCCGTCGGCGTCCCAATGGCCGGCCATGTGGAACGTCGCGAACGCGGGCAACGTGTCGCGCCGTTCGATCAGTTCGAGCATCGTGCGGGCAACGTCGGGCACGTACGACCAGGCGTGGCCCACACCGCACTTCCCCGGCTGGCGCACGACCTGGACAGGCGCGCCACGCTTCACGAGCCCTTGCGCAAACCAGCTATTGCCCACGCGCGGCCCGAAAAAGTCCCCCGCACGCACGACGATCGAGCGCACCCCGTGCTCGCTCGCGGCCCGCATGCGTTGCTCCAGTTCGACGCGAATCGCGCCCTTGCGCGTGAGCGGCTGCTGCGGCGAGTCCTCACGCAGCAACGGGAAGGTGTCGGGCCCGAAGTTATAGACCGTGCCCGGCAGCACGACGGTCGCGCCCGCGGCGGCTGCGGCGGCGAGCGTGTTGTCGATCATCGGCAGCACGACCTGCGCCCAGCGCCGGTAGCCGGGCGGGTTCACGGCGTGCACGATCACCGTGCAACCCCGCGCGGCACGTACCACCGCTTCGCGCGAGAGGACGTCGCCGTCGAGCCATTCGATGGCGCTTGCCGCCGCAGTGCCCGGCGCGCCGCCGCGCCGCAGCGCGCGGACTTGCCAGCCGGCGTCGAGCAACTGGCGCGCGACTTCGCTGCCGATTCCGCCGTTTGCGCCAAGCACGAGAGCGCGGTTTTGTCGATTGATGGGGCTGGCGTTCATGCTGGTTCTCCTTGCGGGTGAGCTGTCATGAGGGGCATTCTGCGCCGCTTGCCATCAATAGAAAATTACCGAAAATAGGCGATAGGCTATACATTTATGTATAGACAGAGATCTGAATTGGGAACCGAACATGACCGAAAAGGAACCGAACTGGGAGTGGTACCGGAGTTTTCTGCAGGTCCTGGAGAGCGGCTCCTTGTCGGCGGCCGCCCGCGCGCTGGGCATCACGCAGCCGACCGTCGGCCGCCACATCGAAAGTCTGGAAGCGGCGTTGGGGCTCACGCTTTTCACTCGCTCGTCGGATGGGTTTGCGCCAACCGCGGCGGCCAATGAGCTGAAGCCGTACGCTGTCGGCCTTGCGATGACCACAGCGGCGTTGCGCCGCGCGGCGAGCAGTCACGGATCGGGCGTGCGCGGTACGGTGCGGCTGACGGCGAGCGAAGTCATCGGTGTGGAGGTCTTGCCGCCGATACTGGCCGCCCTGCGCAACGAACATCCGGAACTGTCAATCGAACTCGTACTGTCGAACAAAGCGGACGACCTGCTCCGTCGCGAAGCGGACATTGCGATACGCATGTTCCGGCCGGCGCAGGAGGCACTGATCGCCAAACGGATTGGCGCGATCGAAGTCGGCCTGCACGCCCACGAGCGATATCTGGCGCTTCATGGCGTGCCCAGGTCGATGAAGGAACTGGCTCGCCATACGATCATCGGCTTCGATCGGGAAAACGCATTCATTCGCTCGCTCCAGTCCAGGTTTGCAGCCTACAACCGCAATAACTTTGCATTTCGGGCCGACAGCGACCTTGCCCAGTTGGCCGCAATACGCGCTGGCTTCGGTATCGGCGGGTGCCAGTCGCCATTGGCAGCACGAGACCCGAAGCTGGTCCGCGTTCTGCGGGAAGAATTCTCGCTGACGCTGGAGACGTGGGTGGCCATGCATGAGGATTTGCGCACGAGCGCGCGCTGCGCCGTGACATTCGCTGCGCTTGCATCGGGGCTAAGTGCTTATATGCAAGGCGCGTAACTGCCGCCTCAACGCGGCGCGCGGCCTGCACGCGCATACGAAGCCAGCATCGTTGCGAGTTCCTGTGCGGCAGGCGTGAGCGGCACGGCCGCGCGCTGCAGCAGGCAGACTTGCTGCGGCGCCGGCCGCTCGGCGATCTTGATGCGCGCGAGCCGCCCGGCAAACGGCCCGCGCGTGGCGACCACCGACGACTCCAGCGCGAGGCAATCCGTCTCGCTGACCCAATGCAGCGTTTCGAAGAGCCCCTCCACCGTCGCGACGATGCGTGGCGGCGGCAAGCCGTGGTCGGTGAAGAACGTCGTGAGCCGGCTCGAAGCGAAGGCGTCCGCGATATTGGGCGAGCGCGTCGCGAGCCAGTCGCAGTGCGTGAGCGAGCGCAGCGAGCGCGCGCCGGCCTTCGGATGGTCACGGCGGCAGACGACTACGGGATCCGATGGGTAAAGCTCCGTCACCGAAAGATCGGTCGTATCGGTCTGGTCCGAAACGAGCGCGAGCGCGAAATCGAGCGTGCCTTCGCGAATCCACGAAATCATCATGCGCGACGTGCCAGTGCGCAGACGCAGCGCCACGCGCTCAAACCGCGTGCTGTACTGGCCGAGCACGGGCACGAGCGCGTCCATGAGCGGATCGGTCGTGAGGCCAAACGCCACTTCGCCCGCGTAGTCGCCGCGCAGTTGCTGCGCCTCTTCGCTCGCGCGCTCGCACTCGCCGAGTATCGATGCCGCCCGCACCAGCAGTCGCTGCCCGAGCACCGTGAGCGTGACGCCGCGATTCGTGCGCGTGAGCAGCGCGCCGCCCAGTTCGGCTTCGAGATTCTGAAGTTGTTGCGTCACGCCGCTTTGCGCCACGCCGAGCGCGCGCGATGCCGCCCGCACACTGCCGCGCTGGGCGACGGCGACGAAGACGCGCAACTGGGAAAGCGTGAGACTCATGGATGACGATTGCTGTGATCGGTAGAAGTGATCATGATAGACGAATCCGAGCTTTTCCAGAACGCGGCCGCGTCCTACCATCGGACGCTCAGGAGACTCCCACTTTTCGCCGCCGCTCATCATGAAAAAAATCCCGTCGATCCTGCTTTCCCTTGCACTGGCCTTGAGCAGCAGTGCCTTCGCGCGCGAGGGCGACACCGTGCGCCTCGGCATTGATCCGACCTATCCGCCCATGGACGCCAAGGCACCCGACGGCTCGCTCAAAGGGTTCGACGTCGATCTCGGCAACGAGATCTGCCGCCGCATTCACGCGCGGTGCCAATGGGTTGAACTGGAGTTCTCGGGCATGATCCCTGCGCTGCAGGCGCGCAAGATCGACGCGATCATGTCGTCCATGGCGATCACGCCGAAGCGCGAGCAGCAGATTCTCTTCACGTCGAAGCTATTCCAGTTCAAGTCGCGGCTCGTCGCGCGCAAGGGCGCTTCGTTCGGCGCTGACGCGCAGTCGCTTGCCGGCAAGACGGTCGGCGTGCAGGCTGGCACGCAATTCGAGACCTATGCGCTAGCGAACTGGGCACCGGCGGGCGTGCACGTCGTCACCTACAAGAGCCAGGACGAAGTATTCGCCGACCTCGTCAACGGTCGGCTCGATACCGCGTTGCTGGGCTACGTCGAAGCCGACTACGGCTTCCTGCGCACGCCGCAGGGCAACGGCTTCGCGTTTGCCGGCGGTCCGATTTCGATGGGCGACCGCGGCACGGGGATCGGCATGCGCAAGGACGAAACCGCGCTTCAGGCGCAGATGAACGATGCGATCGCTGGCATGCTGAAGGACGGCACCTATGCGCAGATCGCACGTCGCTATTTCGACTTCGATCCGTACGGAAACTGAGCCGCCGCACACGTTGCAAACTTATTTGAAACCGCATTGAATCCATGAACCAGCAATCGATACCGCTCCTGAGCGCCACGCCGGGCACGCACCGCGAACTGACCAGCTTCCATTTCGGCCCTGCCGATGCGCGCCAGAAGATCTATATCCAGGCGTCGCTTCACGCCGACGAAACGCCCGCCATGCTGACGGCTGTGGTGTTGCGCGCGCAACTGGCGGAACTCGAGGCGCAAGGCGCACTCGCCGCGCAAGTGGTGCTCGTGCCGCTCGCCAATCCCGTGGGTCTGAATCAGCATGTGCTTGGCCAGTTCATCGGCCGGTTCGATCTTGCGAGCGGCAGGAACTTCAATCGCCATTTCCACGCGTTTCCCAAGCTGGTCGCGCGCGCGAGGGAGACGCTCGGTGCGGACGTCGATCGCAACCGTGATCTGATCCGGCAACTGATGTGCGAAGCGCTGGACGCGCAGACGCCGCTCACGGAATTCGATTCGCTTCAGTTGGCGCTGTTGAGGCTCTCGCACGACGCCGATCTGATCATCGATCTGCATTGCTCGCTCGAGGCGGTCATGCACGTTTACACGAGCGAGGCTGGCTGGCCCGATGTCGAGCCGCTCGCCCGCTACCTCGGCTCGCGCGCGCAACTGCTTGCGACCGACTCCGGCGCGCAGGCATTCGACGAGGCGCATAGCCTGCTGTGGTGGCAACTGCGTCAGCAGATGCCGGCCGCGCAGCCCGTGCCCGCCGGCCCTACTGCGGTGACGATCGAGTGCCGCGGCCAGCGCGACGTGTCGTGGGAAAGCGCGCAGCAGGACGCCAATGCGCTGCTCGACTACCTGCGCTGGCGCGGTGCGCTCGTCGGCGGCGATGTGAAGCCGTTGCCGGAACTGCTGATGCCGGCCACGCCGCTTGCCGGCAGC is from Paraburkholderia flagellata and encodes:
- a CDS encoding IlvD/Edd family dehydratase; the encoded protein is MNTRKPKLRSAAWFGTTDKNGFMYRSWMKNQGIPDHEFAGKPIIGICNTWSELTPCNAHFRKLAEHVKRGIYEAGGFPVEFPVFSNGESNLRPTAMFTRNLASMDVEESIRGNPVDAVVLLVGCDKTTPALLMGAASCDVPAIAVTGGPMLNGKHEGRDIGSGTVVWQLSEQVKAGKISIHEFMSAEAGMSRSAGTCNTMGTASTMACMAEALGVTLPHNAAIPAVDARRYVLAHMSGMRIVEMALEDLRLSKLLTRAAFENAIRTNAAIGGSTNAAIHLKAIAGRIGVPLELDDWTRIGRGTPTIVDLQPSGRFLMEEFYYAGGLPAVLRRLGEANLLPHPDALTANGKTLWENVREAPIHNAEVIRPLDNPLVQDGALCVLRGNLAPNGAVLKPSAATQKLLKHRGPAVVFENFDDYKARIGDPDLDVTADSVLVMKNCGPKGYPGMAEVGNMGLPPKLLAQGVTDMVRVSDARMSGTAYGTVVLHVAPEARAGGPLAIVRDGDWIELDCEQGVLRVDISDDAIAARLDEWAANLQPIPADRSGYRKLYVEHVLQADEGCDFDFLVGCRGSDVPSHSH
- a CDS encoding ABC transporter substrate-binding protein, producing MKLATRMVSGLVAAAAAFSLAAGVAHAEDKQITLGFAQVGAESAWRTANTVSVKQAAKDAGINLKFSDAQQKQENQIKAIRSYIAQKVDVIAFSPVVESGWEPVLQEAKRAKIPVILTDRNIDVKDQSLYVTMIGSDFMEEGRRAGKWLEDHYKNNPGPINIVELQGTVGSAPANDRHSGLMEVIKNDPKFKIIASQSGDFTLAGGKQVMEAFAKTYGNKINVVYAHNDDMALGAIQAMEEAGMKPGKDISVVSFDATKGGFEAMIAGKMNVDVECSPLLGPQLMSAVKDVVAGKQLPKRIVTNETVFPMDVAAQVLPTRKY
- a CDS encoding sugar ABC transporter ATP-binding protein, whose translation is MSVAPILETVGLTRTFPGVRALDRVDFRLYPGEIHTLMGQNGAGKSTLINVLTGVHQPEAGEIRLADQAVHFPTPQMAEAAGIQTLYQEVNLCPNLSVAENIFAGRQPRKRGLGLIDWKTIHRRAEEALAELNLSLDVTQSLDTYPIAMQQMVAIARAVSVDARILILDEPTSSLDEGEVARLFDVLRKLKASGIAILFVTHFLEQTYAISDRITVMRNGEREGEYLAADLPVQTLVAKMVGLQNAGERLTHAEVAHGETAASHAEPYLAAQGVARRGVLNPLDLEVQPGQILGLAGLLGSGRTETARLLFGADKADAGTVHINGKPVKLSSPRDAVRHGMAYCPEDRKKEGIVADLSIRENIVLALQAQLGWWRMIRRSRQRELANEYIEQLGIKARDAEQPIGLLSGGNQQKVLLARWLATKPRLLILDEPTRGIDVAAKFEIMDRVRALCAKGLGILFISSEISEVVRVSDRIAVLRDRRKVAELSGAARSEHEVYDLIAGDRR
- a CDS encoding NAD-dependent epimerase/dehydratase family protein codes for the protein MNASPINRQNRALVLGANGGIGSEVARQLLDAGWQVRALRRGGAPGTAAASAIEWLDGDVLSREAVVRAARGCTVIVHAVNPPGYRRWAQVVLPMIDNTLAAAAAAGATVVLPGTVYNFGPDTFPLLREDSPQQPLTRKGAIRVELEQRMRAASEHGVRSIVVRAGDFFGPRVGNSWFAQGLVKRGAPVQVVRQPGKCGVGHAWSYVPDVARTMLELIERRDTLPAFATFHMAGHWDADGSQIVEAICRVARNHGLKPQSKPFAWAFVRAISPFVTTLRELMEMRYLWSEPLQLDNTRLVRELGREPHTPLDEAVEATLMGLNCLGFDERAPKAA
- the yjfF gene encoding galactofuranose ABC transporter, permease protein YjfF, translated to MNRPALSFSNTLAACRRGAIRFVDPRVLPIVVTVVLFAVLFGFGSVMYTGFFSLQVAFGLLVDNAFLLIVAIGMTFVIISGGIDLSVGAVVALTTILCAVGTEKLHWPVLVVVPLVLLCGALYGAAMGALIHFFRLQPFIITLAGMFLARGTCFLITTESIQINDPGFHALSEFNIPVGSGSLTTGSLTAIAMLIAGIVIAHFTRFGRNVYAIGGNERSALLMGLPVARTKIGVYALSGFCSALGGVVFTLYVLSGYGLQAQGMELDAIAATVIGGTLLTGGVGYVIGSVFGVGILGTIQTLITFDGTLSSWWTRIVIGALLCAFCLMQRATERHAARRKSTGTGRGAPRTTRPRTQAATPMDQAKLASPPPHMQEAKGGA
- a CDS encoding LysR family transcriptional regulator — encoded protein: MTEKEPNWEWYRSFLQVLESGSLSAAARALGITQPTVGRHIESLEAALGLTLFTRSSDGFAPTAAANELKPYAVGLAMTTAALRRAASSHGSGVRGTVRLTASEVIGVEVLPPILAALRNEHPELSIELVLSNKADDLLRREADIAIRMFRPAQEALIAKRIGAIEVGLHAHERYLALHGVPRSMKELARHTIIGFDRENAFIRSLQSRFAAYNRNNFAFRADSDLAQLAAIRAGFGIGGCQSPLAARDPKLVRVLREEFSLTLETWVAMHEDLRTSARCAVTFAALASGLSAYMQGA
- a CDS encoding peptidoglycan DD-metalloendopeptidase family protein; this encodes MKQRCIPTRLRSWRWRACAACALVTLGLLSGCVAQKPFAMPSYEAGACVSAAAGYYCVQPGDSLDSIANSFGRRSDEIAQWNAMEAASAVRAGQMLRVGPPSGIVPEPPLAAAPPQGAENRFIWPVAGTVVREFGAQGSRGIEIAGRPGAPVKAVDAGRIVYAGDKLKQYGLMVIVKHDDHFVTAYGNNRRLMVAEGASVQRGTTIGEMGAGGEGQAVLQFEMREDGRPVDPLAYLSPGSGPATP
- a CDS encoding ABC transporter permease, which codes for MTRPVLPAWLSLVIRHPLVWPAVTLIALFVVDVAHRGNFLSITMLGGHLFGAPIDILMRAAPLVVVSLGMTLVIATRGIDISVGAVVAIAGAAAATVLAADPSRVGTAFGAALAVGLLAGIWNGLLVAFVGMQPIIATLILMVAGRGVAQLLTGGQIIPIGAPGYLFAGGGYFALIPCAVWIALAVTVLTALIVNRTALGLFIRSIGVNPVAARLAGLSSQAVVFGAYAFCGVTAAIAGILISSNVRSADGNNAGLLLELDAILAVTLGGTSLLGGRFSLAGTVLGALIIQTLTYTTYSIGVPPEATLVVKAVVVLLVCLIQSPAARTFAFQQLKRIALARRARA